The proteins below are encoded in one region of Pseudomonadota bacterium:
- a CDS encoding type 1 glutamine amidotransferase domain-containing protein — DWKPYTVTDGNLITGQNPASSDSGAKAVLQQLSAGSPM; from the coding sequence GGACTGGAAGCCCTATACTGTGACCGATGGCAACTTGATTACAGGTCAGAATCCCGCGTCGTCCGACTCCGGAGCGAAAGCGGTCTTGCAACAACTGAGCGCTGGTTCGCCGATGTAA